In the genome of Aedes aegypti strain LVP_AGWG chromosome 2, AaegL5.0 Primary Assembly, whole genome shotgun sequence, the window GTAATAGAAATATCAGTAATGAAATGTGTATTCGAAATGTTGGGAGGCCGTATCTTGGAAGCCTGAAATAAACACCAAATTGTATGTATAATCTTAAGTTCTAAATTagtatgataataaaaaatgaattacAGCATTGAAGCTGCTATTACGAAGGCTGCTCTCAATAATTGGTTTATTGCGCCAACGATGACGATCCCCAACACAAGGATTTGATCTTGGTATCAACCTGAAAGTTTGATacgatgcttaaaatatatccccgagctcgatttcatcttctaagctcgtaccaattagctcatacggttgaatttctgttagatatcagggattTTCTTAGgtaaccatgaaaaatgatcattttcacccgaaattacggtacacgTAAATTTCAAAGCGTCAAAACCTTTAACAGCAAGACAAAtgttcttttctatggaaaataagacatgcctcgatatttacccatttatcaatagtttagtcatgaaaatcaaaatcaaaatcgatttccaatcgattggtgcaagaatatttaaaatatatctgggcgttagtatgttattaacagtcaaaatctaaccacttttcgtgacgcgagcgattttcgtttttcgaaactatatccccagtatgttgccgtaagacgttatccaacgtcataAAAACGAAGTATGATTTTATTCTCTTTATTATATATGTacagggtgccggtaccaatggttgtaatctgagagagactcgcgaagaggaaaaatatcaacgtcatatgcagcccagattcccctctcacgaaacgtcaaatgcagcccaccgtttttatggctgaaaaagtggaaagtattgtgttcaaagtaaactgttattaaaaacctcagtcggcggagcagttttttccaaagttgctgataaatctaagcagaagattaattatttctaatgtctgctacgtttgctggcatgaaatttcactcaaatggctatttatgattcgatgtgatgcaaacttaatcattttttgctgagaggttcatgtgaggatttgaacagcatgcgcataattggtatgcgcatgcgcataattggtatgcacaaagtggaataagaaaaaaacttagcaatcacagaaaaagaagaccgtcttcgcgagtctcgtctcaggttgtaatgtaccagtagattggactatggaataaaacgtacatttttcgataaaaacggcatgtgctatttttggtggttagatcgtctctagtttagtcgatttgccaaatttcagctttttattttatcaaaaagtcatataaataataaggtttaggcaaaaaatttgctcccttgcaccagtagttgctgTTGTGTTCCAGTAGTAGATCAACgggtggaagcagtttttaaaattgatgtataaaaatgaagaaaagctccagagatgatctttatgcttcattcgaaagacaTTAGTTACCGTTccaagggaaaaatgttaaacctatgtaaaaatttaccattttgtttaaaattcctagtatcattcccgaacgtctactactggagcactagcgcaactactggaacacgtgtaccaatagtggctcaagcgattttgtgttaaaaaattagtttatcactctttttatatttttcccatattgttgaggataatttttttctgttgacgccaaaagatctctgttaagacttttcgttattttgttatgattttttatagcttaggtagtccactaatggcaccggcaccctacttTAGCCTTGGACGGGTTCACCTCTTTAAAACACGAAGTaggtatggggctctgcactgttttgattttgtatgagattttgacttttactggccttgttgtttacaaattctgTGAAAGTGTAAAAGAGAAagaaagatttttgtgcagaggcccatactagaaaaaaatatatcatggactattcctggacaaaattcttgatgattttttgagaaatccctgggAATTGAGGAAAAATTCGCAGTGAtattttaggaattcttctaggaatagGATTTTAGGAATAGCTGAGAGAAGATTCAGAGTACAGATAAATTAGAGCATACAAATGCGTATTTTCACAAGACTGTTCAAAGTAGAGCAATAAAAAATCAGATGTGATTAAGATTAGACAACGTAGAACTTCAGTTTTGTCCTTTTTGTGGAAATTACAGGAAGAGTCATTCGTACCTCAACAaatagaacatatttttttttcaattactgAAGAAGCTTTTGAAATTACTCCGAAAGAAATGCTAGAAATGAATTCTTGCTAAGAGTACTTGACAAAATACTTGAAATTAAATCTGGAAAAGTTCGCAGAGTTTCTTCTGTGGATTTTCTAAAATAAtagtagaaatttctggaggaagttCTTTCTAATatggaattgttttcaaaaAGCATTTGTTCGGACAAAATTATTGTATTCAAAAGATTATTGAATGTTAATTTGATACTTATTTCTAATGCGATTTCACTTTCTCATAAAAAGAACACTCACTTACAATTATGACACCAATATAATACTGAATTGTTCACACATTAAGAGTACACCATCAAATGAATCTGGTACCAAGTTTGGCAAAAGCACTGTGTATCGTGAGATGTTGCAGTAATAATTGTTTCGATTCAAGTCCTATGGTGTACTCTTTTTATGTGTGACCCACGTGTTCACGAAAAACGCGAAAGTTACAATCTTACAAGCTACTATTACAGTTGATCACGATAATTAGTAAATTGTCAGTTTTGAGAATCAATCTAATAGAATAACTATCCTCGAGAAAATACGCATAAATACTTAAAATTCGTTCAATCGTGTAAGTATcgattaattttgaaaatgtagAAGAGCATCACCGCTGCACAAGCTTAGTCCAATGCAGCTTTACGCGCAAACTGCGTCAAGGAAGAAATCTCGCTGGGATTCGAATCAGATGGTAGATTACTGAACTCGATCTCCTCGCTAATGATGTGTTCTGAAATAGGTCAATAAAAACTTAGTAATGTAATTGATCTTCCAGTCCTACGATAGTCAAACGCACCGGTAGTTTCGTTGACCGGCCATTTCTTATGACTTGGAGCGTACAGGACGATCAACGCAAAGATGTAGATGTTCCACATTCCGTAAACTCCGGTGAAGAAGGCCGAGGTGAATTCCAGATCGATATTTTCGTCCCACTTCCATCGGCCTTCCGATACCTGGCCAATGATGAAACCAATCACGGTGAGGGCTGCACACAGCAGGGTAGCCAACATCAGAAACTGGAAACGATAGATTATGCCCTCGTAGTGTAACCTACGGGCCGACGACATCGAGGGAAGCGAAGTCCGCTTCAGATTGATGTTGCAGAAAACTCTCCAAACCATGTAGCACAGGAAGAGGAAGTAGAGGCCCGCCGATATTCCTGCCAGAATGATGAATCCAAGCTGCAAAGCATAAAACAGGTTTAGTATGCAACAAGAATTTACAATGTTTTACAAGAGATATACTCACAGCAAAGCCTGATCCAATCTTCGAAACCCAAATCGAGTAGAACGGATTCCTTAGCTGAACTCCTCGCTCGCACATGTCGAACAAGAACAACGATACACAGCCGACCGCAACAGCGCCCAGGTGCTTCCAGTAGGTTTTGAGTGACGACTTTTCGCCGGTCTCCTGGATAAGCATGTGCTCTCCGGCAAACACTAGCCAGAATGATAAAAGGCAAGCGTAGAATACTCCCTGGCGGATATCGCTCAACAAGAGCATGAACGGCATATCGAAGATCAAGGTAAGGTATTCCAGTGGGAGATTCAGGAATGTTAGAGCACAGCCCAAGGCCAGCAGCATGTACTCCAGTAGAGCCGGTTTCCGTTGCAGTAAGTGAACTCGTTGCCAGAACCAGGCCATAATGATGATTATGAACGGTAGGAAAATGGTTTTCAGTGAAACCCAT includes:
- the LOC5569696 gene encoding protein wntless codes for the protein MSGTILENLSGKKLSILVSCLLFLQFLCFLLGGLIAPVPSSVQTILATICKDVPGSHNDTSIWLYSRGEERCQSLEHLDIENHDLKMANQIVFVFQMPLPREGRQLDYSRWQQNLIGVLQADIAYDKNILLKPHSTMTIDARLAYRNKGDPDHDWKYLASSLERRDLDCMADNVTDEYLYNCNAIPLFELGSLHHDYYLLNVRLPVDSDLKMNLDIGHIQDLQLSVIYQNGGFTKVWVSLKTIFLPFIIIIMAWFWQRVHLLQRKPALLEYMLLALGCALTFLNLPLEYLTLIFDMPFMLLLSDIRQGVFYACLLSFWLVFAGEHMLIQETGEKSSLKTYWKHLGAVAVGCVSLFLFDMCERGVQLRNPFYSIWVSKIGSGFALGFIILAGISAGLYFLFLCYMVWRVFCNINLKRTSLPSMSSARRLHYEGIIYRFQFLMLATLLCAALTVIGFIIGQVSEGRWKWDENIDLEFTSAFFTGVYGMWNIYIFALIVLYAPSHKKWPVNETTEHIISEEIEFSNLPSDSNPSEISSLTQFARKAALD